The following is a genomic window from Cydia splendana chromosome 23, ilCydSple1.2, whole genome shotgun sequence.
GAGAATCTTGAATCACTTCTTCCGATTTTGTAATCTTTTTTGTAAAATCTCTCTGTAATCAAAAACAACTTTCTGGAGGTAAAGGatttgttataaataaaatgtttgatACATGTAAATGTTTGACAAATGTATGTCACGTACATTCTTTAATGTACCtgaagtaggtactttaaataAACCTTCATTTATCAAAGTCCACGCCCACGGCTTGGACACTCCCTCTTAAAAGTGCCATCAAATCCTGCttgaaataacttttaaatttaGGTTTTAAATCAAATTACCTTAGGTATATTTGAAGAAATATATTGTTGCCTTGCAGCTGATGTAGGATTTTTAAGCTGATGTGATTTTCCTTTTCCTACGTGTACGATTAAAACTTTTTGCTTAGAATATGGTTCTCCATTAGAATTTTCTTTGTCGTGATAATCTTTGACTTCTGATGAGCGTTCGTCTTTATGATCATTGTCATCTTCAACAtttcttaattttatttgagTATCCGTTGTATCTTTGGAATCTGTTTCTAAATTACGAATGTTATCATTTTCTTTTGATATATCTATACTTTTTATCTCTTTGATTTCTCTGGCGGCACCTTTCTTTAATTTACCAGAAAACGAAAACAATAAAGGTGGCTTGCGATTTAACATCAGAATCTGATTATCAGTTGTGGCCCTAAATATTCTGCCTTTATTTCCCTCGTCAATGTGTTGTTTGTTCTCAGAATCATTGTTATCATCAGATTCTACATCTGATACAGCGAGTTTATCCAACTGATTATAGTTTTTAATCACTTTGTTTATCAAACTTTTGACGGCTGATACACTGTCTTGGATTTGAGCGATGTCTGGTGAAATGTCTTCCTTATCTGCTCTTGAACTATTGACTACCTTAAAATTTTAAGCTTTTTACTTACATACTTactggcgcgatgacccaaaatgagtcctggcctccaacacaagagcacgcttAAGCTTTTTAACTtcctaccgtaaaatggggtgagtattAGGGATTACaagggcagttgggttatgaatggggtgaggagggatggtaggggggtgagatggtattTTTAGACCAGAGTTATCACATTGTTACGTAAATATTTTATCGTCTTGAGAAATCAAGCTATTGCAATATTGTTTCAATTCTAGCAATTGTCTCATCTCATTCAATTCCTATCCCCCCTAACTccgactacggggtgagctgggatttcctactattttgtgtttatcgttgaatcTATGATATGAAACGACAGATTATCATTGAAAAACTAAAGTTCATACTAAATCAACGTgccaaatataaaaataaacttttattgagATTTGAACTTCGGATTTGGCgtaactcaccccattttacggtaatcaATTTTTTTCTGCGAGCGATActatacattttatataaaaagaataaaatgaaaaattttcCTCCTGTCGGAAGTGGTGAATTTTTTCATTATtccattatttataatataaacaaaGTTTGTTTTTAACTAGACATTGTATGTTTATTAGATAATCCAAGTATGAATTGGAATATCATTATGaataataatacctatattGTGATAAAGTATTAATTGGAAATATAATCAAAAAACCAATGGCTGGGGAAGAACttatttaattgaatttattatttataaaatatacttaggtAAAAATTAAGctgaattttaatttattccGGTAGTAGTCAAAGAGAAAAACtaatatttattactattagTATGAAAATGATCTTTCACCacaataaatcatcatcattaacttaagagttattcttttgtcggtggagtatcttccagctttccctatcttaTCTAATAAATACATACCGAAAATATAATAACAACTATACAAACACCTGCACATATATGTTTCAAAGTCATTTTACAAGCCAAAGTGTCGTCCTAAACCAATAAACATTAAGTTAGTCAGACGTAACAGTTCAtaagcaataaaatattttatcgatTATTGATCGAtgttttttaaaagaaaaaaatctttGAAGTTGAATTTATGTTTACTTAGTGCTTACAAGATAAATAATATTCGTGATTTATTGTAGTAATTAAGGGTTTGAATTATTTAAAGTGGCAGTAACGTTTCAATCAAAATAAGGACtaaattcatttaaaataaaaacaagaccTATAAGAATTGTACCGTAAAAAGAGGCGTCGCATActatttacattacattaaggtcaatgtggctaattccgtccacgggcctattccgtccacgagctacattttttttattttcaatcgtaggGAAAAAAACCATTTCCTTTTGATTGCTGacactaaaagcaatcgctgctttgtcgatgaaattatcaatgttgttcgttgttcaAAAAAATCGCTAGTGGACGTAATAGTCCCTaggacggaattagccacattgaccttatgtATATAAAACTATGTCATTCTAGATTTGGAATTATTCTTCTTGCGTTTTTCCCGGCTTATTGCCAGTGCTCATGGAGGTCtgaggtccgcttggcaactgaCCCCAAGAATTCGCATAGACACTATAAGAAGTGTTTACGAAAGCTATTACACATCTGACCTCCCAactcagaggggaaactaggtttCATTGAGATTAGTCCGTTTTCGTCTCAATGTTTTCCttgaatatcaaatgatattacttatcatacataagttccgaataaTTGATTGGCACGAGCATGGGTTTGAACcgacgacctccggattgaaagtcgcacgcttacCGCTAGGCTTCCATCGCTTCTCAAATTTGGAATTATTATATCCAACCATATAACCAGTGTTACTGATACGTCACGATACTTACATAAAGTCTATAATTGAAGGAATAATAGAAAAACAgagaggcagaggaagaccgagacgtgcatatattgaccgggtgaaagagaaaattaacgtagtgacgtatcaggagctcaaaacagtggcagagagaagaacggaatggcgattactccaccgacaagagccaggcTGTTatgaataatgatgatgatgatgatataatcAGTGTGTGTGACTGTTCCATTCTTCATTCTCCTCCTCCTAAAATTCAAGATGTACATATCGAAACAAACAACTATTTGATCCATCTGTTCAGGCCTATCGCCCGAAGCCCTGGGACGCATAAATATCTAATCTGGGTGATTGGGGAGTCATAAATATGACTGAAATGCGAATTAGAGATAACATAACGAACGTATTGCCGATATGTATATGCTTTGCTTAGGATGTTGTATCTGTCCAAACTGTATATTTCCTAGTTTTGTTTGCAAGGAGTTAATTTCAGTTGTCGAATTACTCGCTATATGTCGCTGTACCGTGCGTGGAAAAAAATACCTCACCCAAAACCCCGGGTATGTTGATTAGTATTAGTATACAGGTAGgtattagcaaagagaatagatagtatagaggggtcctgtcacagtaagttttgtagtcacagtaaatttactgccatctatcgacacacgactaaaactcaaaatgaaaacgtataaaattatcaaaaaaatgtatatatatatatggataaatgattttattatttttatatcattttgacccatgttcattcattgatatctatgtgttaaaattgttaaatatgaaacggtgtcgtcacgccatctagccgaccataggccaaaggtgtgtgcgccatctatccgagaatgactttttcttgatttccgaggcacgttttttccttagactttattcatcttttgGTATTAGTATTAGTAGGGTAGTCCCTATTGTTATCATTATCACttcatcttataaaacaaagtctcccgccgcgtctgtctgtttgtgtgtttgtttccgataaactcaaaaactactgaacggattttcatgctgttttcacctatcaataaagtgattcttgaggaaggtttaggtgtaatttgttaacctgtgcgaagccggggcgggtcgctagtataatattaaactattttatttattgacacATCAGCAGAATTTGCCCTGAAGATTATTAGCTCATAAAGAAACTCTTCTACCCCAGCCTTCCTAGTTATCCTCAAAGGTTTCAACATAATTATGTAGCAAAGACATCTGAATGGAAGAAAGTTTTCATTCAGATGTGGAAACAGGATCGAATGGCTACAATAGCTGTAGTGTGGAACGAGAAAGTTCCAGAAAGTGTGGTGCAAGACACAGCATTATACATTTTAGGTACAGAATCTGCCctgctaaataaataaataaaaaataaattgtttatttcagATTTTTAGAATCCATATTTGTGTTAGTCTACTTATATCTAAACTTAAAAAACTACATGTTAGTAAATATGTGTGAATACATAATTAGACCACTGGAATCACAATGCTACGTTACAATACTCGTACACTCGTCACAATACTGacccaatattttaatattggaCTGTCAAGGCGTCCAGCCAGCATCCTCAGGATGCCAAGCAAAAAAGCGTTAtcacaaaagaaaattcattgctaacttatagactttagtttctattactgagaaattccatttccaaaatcatttgtttttgagatagcgctattcggcttaggagggcaaatgtactgcataattattcagtctcggtacaaaaagtattgaagttgactgaagtagcatgacaaatacgaacgagAATACAATTTTGCATTACATCTGTAGGTACGTTTTCAATGAGTGACCTACAAAGAGTTTAAAATCTTTTTGACAAAATTTGATAAAactgtttttgtttttgttttgttccccaccaaaaTTGTTTAATTCCCCACCAAAGTGATGGCATTTGACGCACACCTACTTCCCTTCAATAAAATTAGGGTACCCATGTATCCAGTGGCTATAAATTTTAACGATATCATTAACTGAAATTAATTTGACGGGGAAGTAAATTGCATTAGATCTCGCGTATTGAATTCTATAGGTtggtaattaatatttttcaactCCTGATCATTGATAAAATTTCACCGTGTATTATAAGTTTTTAGGTTTTCTTTGTAAAAACTATTTAACATTATGTTTCTTTAGTTAGAAAGCTCCTCACAATGGTTGATTTTATTATTGCTTACAGtagtacatctggtgctccattaagtcgtgtttcacaattcgccactcgttgcgaattttgCACTTGTATCGTCAATATAACTAGTCTGTGTGGaaggagaagagtcgtggaatgtatggggcctaatacactccacgactcttctctttccgcacagactctattatcGCTATATCTTGTCACTCGTACCGCCGCCAAGCAGATAACAAAGCAGTTTGTTAAAATAAGTCCGTCCATTCTATTGAGGCCATTATTGTACTTTATGATTGGTTTCAGTTTGCTCGTCGCGGCAACTTCTACCTCTAGAACGTTCTAGAAtgattagtagtagtagtagtagtaaaatactttattgtacaaaaaaaaacataaaacatgaaagaacacaaattattagtacaaaggcgaacttatccctttcagggatctcttccagttaacccttgAGCAATTAAGGGGAGAattggagaacggtagacataaaagctgtactaaactgcataaagataaaatatttaatatccttCAAGATAGGTAAACCTATATCCTaccataattatgtatatacaaagtatgggatatgaaatataacaaatatgtaaacagctatatatatttaaaaaatatataatacatataatacattatatatgatataatacatatatactaaAACTACCTAACCGCATACATCTTTTAGATTTCAAGTTCCGTCAGAAAGccgtaacttttttaaattcaCCTTTAGCGATGCGACCGATTGACACTTACGAAGAGAAGACGGTAAGGAATTCCATGATTAGTTTAGATTATATTAGAGTTGAggaattatattattaagtaagtcTGTCCATTCTATTGAGGCCATTATTGTACTTTATGATTGGTTTCAGTTTGCTTGTCGCGGCAACTTCTACCTCTAGAATGTTCTAGAATGATTAGTTTAgatcagtggttcctaaccttttcagtccgGTCATCCCTATGACTAACCAgggaacctgattttacccTTCCTtccaatggtaataaaaaataaaacgtgtacgtttgttgcattgttatattaggttagcttattacccccgtaaaataccagttttacccccacgggggtaattacccccaggtTATGAACCACTGGTTTAGATCATATTAGATTTGaggaattataatataatttacaagtgcgacagagaggcaacacatcgaaccacgttcgatgtgttgcctccctgtcacacttacgtaattatattataattcctAAGCATAAAGATTTTaggaattatattattaaataagtCTGTCCATTCTACTGAGGCCATTATTGTACTTTATGATTGGTTTCAGTTTGCGCCAGCTTCTAGAATGTTCTAGAATGATTAGTTGGGGAACTGGATTATATTAGAGTTTAGAAAGTATATTCCTTTATGGAagactattttttttaacatatgaCAGCTATGTATTTCAGTTGAGGCGAAaaattgtcaaatttcaatTCTTTCTCTATTCccacaccaaaataatcataaaaatctaaaaaatattatttgttttatctCAATAATACACAAGGTGTGTtgatacagaaaaaaatatgcaaaactGTTGAACTAAATGCGAAAAAAACAGGTATTTACACATTTAGTTCAAAAACAGTAAAGTTTTGCAACTCTTGGGGTTTTGACTTTGACTGGAAAGTTTTGAAACGTATTTCTATAAACAGGAAAAAcgaaaaaagacaaaaaaatattCCTTTATCATTCTAAAATATAATgttacttaaatacttaaagtTCGCAACAGCTCCaagcttaaaaaaataaagcaaATTCCACCTAAAGGTTAAACTTTgcgttttaaatttaaacggAACACAGAAGTGAGCAAATTGTTGTAAACGCAAATATGAAGAGTTTCAATTCAGGAGTTTGCTTCTCATCCTTATTCTGATAAGGACTGTGATACACCGGGCAAGCGGAATAATATCATAACTTCATAACTCTGAATTTCTTCCTCGCAAAAAGTGTTAGCAATATAGCGGGAAAATTCTGCCAGCATCCTCGGCACCTTCTAAAATGTGAGGAATTTCAGTTTTATTTAGTAAGTATAGtttgtagatttctaataggccccgacggctaatcctttgtctattgttaagtaaaaccgcacgcgcacctgctacttacctgcaaaaaagggtcttaattattctatttggcacttGAGCGCGgcctagtccaacgctcaaaaaaccagtgtaggtgcgctctccgataccgcgcctttgttacgcatctcgatgacataTTTTAGAcgggttctgtagcgttcgactcgccagcactcagtaaccgtagtactgagtgccggcgagttgaacggaccacacacattcttacaaaatatttatccatTAGTTCATTTTGGATCTTATTGCACTTTCCATAGGAGTTGTACAAGATTTACAagatatttattcataaacaatgtcaattgtgtttgaatacataagtcaagagtacaatttaaattaaactaataaaaataaaaggaatgaatttttaatttcaaaaatcgtcaaTATCATATAAACATTTGTCGagcatagctcgttgagcgattttgagttttgagatgaggccgatagtgaaagaccacgtttcggagccgtaagtcatcactggtaacacacattgattaaagactttcgtcttgaggcactgaggtatgtcggacgaaaagacattacgtagttttccgaacgctgcccaaccgagttggattcggcggttgaccacTTCCTGCCTCTTTCGGCAAAAATGCCGTGGCAAAAGTGGCAATAATCTTCACCAacgaggagttttggccgaagggagTCAAGTtcgcggttccgcggccggctccatGACACAACaggtgtgtttttagtttttaagatatatttcataataattatgtatgctTTATTTAAGGTATTTGTAtgtgggccaatagttgcctggaaataaatagtaggtagtaCTCTATACATTCGGtcattcatttaattaattaattattatgaattTCTCAGTGTCACCCCAACCTCGCAGGTGGAGTAAGTTGAAAAGTACCAATTCCTCCGTCTTTGTGTTTGCATTTTCATACGGAGCCCGACCCGCTCTCTAATGCACCGTTTAGTTAAAACTCTTTAAAGCTACGTCCCCAACTGAGCACTGTAGTCCACCGTCTAAGGAAATTGAGTTTAGCTTTGGTTTCATTGTACCTTAATTTCGTTAAACCTAGATAGCCTATTATTTCTCAAAATACAAAGTCATCAAAATGCCTAAACTTCAAATAGACGTGGTGTCACTATACCTAACACCTATCTACGTTAAACCTCAAATTACCTACATTCATGACTGTTATGTTATCCTATTTGAAGGATAGGTACACGAAAAGAACATGTCTAGTCACTTTGACAACATTTTGAGTTACGTACATATTAACTAACCATATTATTTTCGTGTATAGGTGTTTTAAAAGTGAGAAAGAAGAGAAAGGGGTTATATTTATGATTACACTGGTAACAGAAGCTGTAACTAATAGTTAATTGAGAGCTCTGCATTTTAAGATTAAAAtatcatttttcaaaaaaaccggccaagtgcgagttggactcgcccaccgagggtcccatattttttagtatttgttgttatagcggcaacagaaatacatcatctgtggaaatttcaactgcctagctatcactgttattgacacaatgaaacACTAGGTTAAGTTTTCTTCTTTTCAAAATTAgcaacacaattttttttttaactaaaccTTTAACTTAGAATAAtatgctgaagcgatcgacatcaaaatcaaagtgataatATATGTTAAAATTAAGTTAGTGGCAAACGTTTTCTCCTGAAAcggaaattgtatgaaaaaaccagacaagtgcgagtcggactcacccaccgagggttccgtactttttagtatttgttgttatagcggcaacagaaatatatcatctgtgagaatttcaactgtatagctatcacggttcatgagttacagcctggtgacagacggacggacggacagcggagtcttagtaatagggtcccgctcccgtttttaccctttgggtacggaaccctaaaaatggactAGACATATCTGATCTTAATGCACGGATGAAAACTCGTAGATATTTTGCAATTATTTTATAGTAGCGAATATAAGGAAGCAACAAGTGAAAGCAGACATTATTAAACTAAAGCGAAATGAAAATCGTGCCGAAGATGTTCGCATTCTTACGGTATATTGCAATTCCTCTTGATACGAACAAAGTATCGAAGTTGGATGCAATATTCTTGTAGGATAGGAGGCCATTCAAACTTACGTCTGATATCAAAATGACGTCGTATTGTTTCGCCCGTGCGTCTTGCTTCCGccaatataccgggtgtggcctgtaacacgagcaaataattatgttttaattatttgcatattcatagaaaataaatattgatgtCTTCaatgtacctaaaatatttaatgacataaagggtctaccgcgatataaattcattgtttttaccttaaattccgacgtttcagctgagttgcaccagctgtggtcacggaaagaccacaaattagctgaaacgtcggaatttaaggtacaaagaatgaaattatatcgcggtagacccgtttgtgtaattaaatatgtgtacaaaacgcgagagtttaaagtgttcaATATACCTACGCCAATATCATTGTAATTTAATGTCACGCGTCAAACATAAgaaaatttgcaatacattgcgtcttagaataaacttcaAAGCGTACTCAAAATCAAAACACAAGTTATTAATAAAGTCGCTGAacaatgttggtcagtttgagaaGTACGGTACGgtctacagtttaattttttgctttttttgctcctgttacaggccacacccggtaccTTTGTCCTATGTCCTCTGTGGGAACGATGACAAAATAACGTCCTTTAGATAAAATATTGACATcaataggtatgtacctaagtTCGCATTTGCCTTCACATTTTTTTCTCTACATTGGTGAGACCAATGCCAGAGTTCTCACTATGAGGCCACGACTTATGTTGTCCCTTGTGCTATCTaacggggcccactgattaacagtctgccggacggtatcggcctgtcagttagaacaaaaatttgacagttccgaacaactgacaggccgataccgtccggcggactgttaatcagtgggccccgttAGATAGCACATGACACGGAAGCAATTCGAAAGCACATTTTGACGTCAAAACATCTAAATAATATCATTGGGCCTCGCACCATCCCGCTAACCCGGatttaagcggttaaaccgtaaacccggtgtcaaattgtactggtaaccatggtaactccaggtttaaccggttaaccccgggttagtggaatggtacaAGTGCCGCTTAGTTATTATTCGCGTGAGCATTTTGCTAGTAGTACTTGTCCGTAGATTTatcgagcgagacgcacgggcgTCTGAAAACAAAGAGACATCATTGagatataattttgatgtcaaaatgtaactttagcctcctgtacggttaccatcagtttgtcactgacataaaatccgtcgagaacgtaatttactttctatacatcccgtttgcactaatatgcgagtgcgagcgagatgtatggaaagtaaattacgttctcgacggcgtttatgtcagtgacaaactgatggtaaccgtactgttctCTTTCTCACTATAACTAGTATTACTACTCAAAGcagtagcaaagagaatagatcgtatagaggggtcctgtcatagtaaattttgtagtcacagcaaatttactgccatctatcgacacacgactaaaactcaaaatgaaaacgtataaaattatcgaaaaaatgtatatatatatggataaatgattttattattttatatcattttgacccatgttcagtctgtcatgtcatctatgtgttaaaattgttaaatatgaaacggtgtcgtcacgccatgtagccgagcataggctaaaggtgtgtgcgccatctatccgagaatgactttttcttgatttccgaggcacgttttttcctgtGAAATGCCGCTGCTCACACCGGGTCCTCTAGTCGGTACTTGGTCAAGAACCTTTTTGCCCCAACGCCCATTGGTTTACGACTCAATTAACGACTAAGCTAAAGGAACGCCGGTGTACGTACATGTACCTAAATCTTTTGAACGCTGAAGTAATTAAAGCGGCATGTAAGTTCGCGGTATTCAAAACTTTTCTTAAATTGGAACGCTCTTTTACACACAGATTTAGCGGTGCTGGAGATGGCAtatcagccgtattcgaacaatgagatacgtcaaatactagatattgaaacgatatggatcggatatgtcagtgtcaaacaagtatcaaaagtgacgtttctgttTGAAGAAACATTGTTCATCTCATTGTTTaataatcaaaatttaataatctAACGCTTTTCCATACGGGTCATACAAATTTTTTAGCGAACTCGTTTgcatctttcctgtagacatcgcaaatTTAAGGAAACCTAAAGCTGATTTTTAGGCGGCACTTTTACAGGAGGGTTAAATTTTTTCAGTACtgagactcaaataagaaaaacgggATATCTGTGTACCAGAGTCGGTAACTTTGATTCTACTTATTGTCCACAGACCTTTTTCTAAAATATGTTTGACCCATGCGAACGTAATCTCCATTTTTCTTCCTAGATATTtacattatagaaaataaacTATTTATTGAATAGTAACCATAGCTATATTAGCTATGCCCTATCGTTTGGCTTTATCgtcattattataagagttaggaggaAAAACGtggatattaatttattataaaaaaaagccAGGAAACTAAACGAAGATAATTATGTATGCATACAGGTAGGTACTTTCCTGAAGTACTTTTGGAGTCACTACCTCTTCCAGCACCATACATCCCTGCCAACCTCCCTCACCCCCTCCGTTTACGCGTAAATACCCCCCACTCCAGGTATTTCCCGGTTAACTCAACTTTTGCAAGAATCCGATTTTTCCCACCCCTCACACGTATCAAAAAGGTCTTTAGCACCATTTCGCTGTTATTATGAAACGCTGTTCTTATTCTAAAAAGGTTTGTGTTTTGCCTAACTTTTTCAGTATTGTATTTACAATTGTTCCAAAGTTTTTGGGTAGTTTAGTTAAACAGGTTTTGCAGAAAAATCGGGAGTTTACGGAGGCAATGGTTTACTTTGGactatttattttaaccctttactttgcgtgttgggcacccaaCTATAGGCATacaattttgataggtattttaaatttttagctttaattattttaattttattgtagttagttttatattcatgttttttaaacacctaataattattatacagtaatatatTATGATCCTAAGTTGGTCgatataaattatttactttGACCGTGAAAGAGTTAAATTCGTTGTCTTATAAATCAATTTTCTtgattttaattactaattttcgTTCAAATGCAATGACGCA
Proteins encoded in this region:
- the LOC134801974 gene encoding uncharacterized protein LOC134801974, which codes for MTLKHICAGVCIVVIIFSVVNSSRADKEDISPDIAQIQDSVSAVKSLINKVIKNYNQLDKLAVSDVESDDNNDSENKQHIDEGNKGRIFRATTDNQILMLNRKPPLLFSFSGKLKKGAAREIKEIKSIDISKENDNIRNLETDSKDTTDTQIKLRNVEDDNDHKDERSSEVKDYHDKENSNGEPYSKQKVLIVHVGKGKSHQLKNPTSAARQQYISSNIPKRDFTKKITKSEEVIQDSHSEEDKAMESEIKKANYLRQAYADACHQVVVRKCLRTLRAVLNDVCSRSRKCSSKYKEDFREFGHEGCNKQFGNQKSACRIGLDFDTDTDSEKQMRARHFDSKKQERPKTVVKEVNWKRSIKRKKTPEHAEIHEVNILRDRFEKLCKKASFTKCRAACKHASVKTCKQHECVSAKEKALKKSCKTRCQDTYAYKGGSDESKDESSSASTVDEVSE